The following are from one region of the Veillonella nakazawae genome:
- a CDS encoding phosphatase: MIHLDYLLVIGILLSILLFLLVGVFYYSKAKLLKGLNIWFLIILSALLSYLLYPLYELTDYREEFTSIVIIAAIIIKIIINLSIFMIADRITMKWISKLILILWVVLVECLYMPIHLSYLVFLCVSGGIVLIEQLRERRKNI; the protein is encoded by the coding sequence ATGATTCATTTAGATTATCTATTAGTTATAGGAATATTACTTAGCATTTTACTCTTTCTTTTGGTTGGAGTCTTTTACTATAGTAAGGCTAAACTTTTAAAGGGACTCAATATTTGGTTCTTAATAATACTTAGTGCTCTTTTAAGTTATTTATTATATCCCTTATATGAACTGACAGATTATAGAGAAGAATTTACGTCAATCGTTATAATCGCTGCGATAATCATTAAAATAATTATCAATTTGTCTATATTTATGATAGCTGATAGAATAACAATGAAATGGATTTCTAAATTAATTTTGATTCTATGGGTTGTTCTTGTTGAATGTTTGTATATGCCTATTCATTTATCATACCTTGTTTTCCTTTGTGTGTCAGGTGGAATCGTTTTAATAGAACAGTTAAGAGAGAGAAGAAAGAACATTTAG
- a CDS encoding aldehyde dehydrogenase family protein translates to MSLNLKERYGLLINNEWVAASDGAEFNVYNPANGEQLAICAEATKDDVDKAVDAATEAFKTWKTVSQVDRADYLLKIADAIDAHKEYLAQVETYDNGKPIRETLNVDIPLGADHFRYFAGVLRSEEGSAQVFDENTLSLIVREPIGVVGQVVPWNFPFLMAAWKLAPALAAGCTVVIKPSSHTSLSLLVLGDILKDILPAGVVNIVTGKGSKSGQYILDHPGFSKLAFTGSTEVGLDVYKAASERLIPATLELGGKSANIFFEDANWKQALDGAMLGILFNQGQVCCAGSRIFVQDTIYDKFVAELSALFDKVKVGLPWEESTQLGSLIYEAQVEKVLSYVELAKEEGARIAAGGVRVTDGELGKGCFIRPTLIVDATNDMRVAREEIFGPVAVVIKFHSEEEVIEQANDSLYGLGGGVFTQNLNRAIRVARAIETGRMWVNTYNSIPAGAPFGGYKQSGIGRETHKVILEHYTQMKNIIINLSDKPSGFYDLD, encoded by the coding sequence ATGAGCTTGAACCTTAAAGAAAGATATGGACTTTTAATTAATAATGAATGGGTAGCTGCATCTGACGGCGCTGAATTTAATGTATATAACCCTGCTAATGGCGAACAACTTGCTATCTGTGCAGAGGCTACGAAAGACGATGTTGATAAAGCGGTAGACGCTGCAACAGAAGCTTTTAAAACTTGGAAAACAGTATCTCAAGTAGATCGCGCTGATTACTTGTTAAAAATTGCTGACGCTATCGATGCTCATAAAGAGTATTTGGCACAAGTTGAAACATATGACAATGGTAAACCAATCCGTGAAACTTTGAACGTAGATATTCCACTTGGCGCTGACCATTTCCGTTACTTCGCTGGCGTGCTTCGTTCCGAAGAAGGCTCTGCACAAGTATTTGACGAAAATACATTGAGCCTCATCGTTCGCGAACCGATTGGCGTTGTAGGTCAAGTCGTGCCTTGGAACTTCCCATTCCTAATGGCTGCTTGGAAATTGGCACCAGCTCTTGCAGCAGGTTGTACAGTTGTAATTAAACCTTCTAGCCATACATCCCTTAGCCTTTTAGTATTAGGCGATATTTTGAAAGACATCTTGCCAGCAGGCGTTGTGAACATCGTAACTGGTAAAGGTTCTAAATCTGGTCAATATATCCTTGATCATCCTGGCTTCAGCAAACTTGCTTTCACAGGCTCTACAGAAGTAGGTCTTGATGTATATAAAGCAGCATCTGAACGCTTGATTCCAGCTACATTGGAATTAGGTGGTAAATCTGCGAATATCTTCTTTGAAGATGCAAACTGGAAACAAGCTCTTGATGGGGCAATGCTCGGCATCCTCTTCAACCAAGGTCAAGTATGCTGCGCAGGTTCCCGTATCTTCGTACAAGATACAATTTATGATAAATTTGTAGCTGAACTTTCCGCTTTATTTGATAAAGTAAAAGTTGGTTTACCTTGGGAAGAATCTACACAACTTGGTTCTTTGATTTACGAAGCACAAGTTGAGAAAGTACTTAGCTATGTAGAACTTGCTAAAGAAGAAGGCGCACGCATTGCAGCTGGTGGTGTACGCGTTACTGACGGCGAACTTGGTAAAGGTTGCTTCATTAGACCTACACTTATCGTAGATGCGACAAACGATATGCGCGTAGCTCGCGAAGAAATCTTCGGCCCTGTAGCTGTTGTAATTAAATTCCACAGCGAAGAAGAAGTGATCGAACAAGCTAATGACAGCTTATACGGTCTTGGCGGTGGCGTATTTACACAAAATCTTAACCGCGCAATCCGCGTAGCTCGAGCAATCGAAACAGGTCGTATGTGGGTAAATACATATAACTCCATCCCAGCAGGTGCACCATTTGGTGGCTATAAACAATCTGGTATCGGCCGTGAAACTCACAAAGTTATCCTTGAACACTACACTCAAATGAAAAACATCATTATTAACTTGAGCGATAAACCATCTGGTTTCTACGATTTAGATTAA
- a CDS encoding Tex family protein — protein sequence MSERMFAIIGSELNVKPKQVQAAVELLDEGNTVPFIARYRKEVTGELQDEQLRTIEERIKYLRNLETRRQEIIASITEQEKMTDELMKALEAATKLQELEDLYLPYRPKKRTRAMIARERGLEPLAEMILNDTVTSGDPLEIAKDFVTEEVPTPEDAIQGASDIVAEIVSDSADFRAYLRKKMWNEGFIQAELTGDEEVQQQFLQYAEYAEPVRQMPSHRILAVNRGEKLGALKLALTVPGDTYVAYMVQKLEKNPKSIFVDYKAAAVADAYKRLIFPALERDIRNELTENADEQAIKVFGVNLKNLLLQPPLAGHVIMGLDPGYRTGCKMAIIDQQGNVLDYGAYYLTNSEKLRKEAQKVLADKIRKFKVTLLSIGNGTASYETEQFASTMIEEEKLDCHYIITNEAGASVYSASKLAIDELPDLDVTIRGAVSIARRVQDPLAESVKIDPKSIGVGQYQHDVNQKQLTHTLDQVVETVVNHVGVELNTASPAILQHIAGISSTVAKNIVAYRQENGVFKSRKELLKVPRLGPAAFTQCAGFLRLQHGKNPLDNTSVHPESYELAERIIGELGFTLKDLQDKAQLEALQVKLPLVDAGKMAAKLDAGVPTVRDILGALAKPGRDPREDLPAPLTRKHVVSLEDIQVGTVVKGTVHNVVDFGAFVDFGLKTNGLLHRSELCNSRQHPSDVLAVGDIIEAQIISVDVKRNRIGLSVKALQLEKPKNSDNNRNRNNNGQRRNNDRNNNRNNNRNNNRNNNRNNGGRQNN from the coding sequence ATGAGTGAAAGAATGTTTGCCATTATAGGCAGTGAATTAAATGTTAAGCCAAAGCAGGTGCAAGCTGCCGTAGAATTATTAGACGAAGGCAATACGGTGCCATTTATTGCGCGTTACCGTAAAGAGGTAACGGGCGAATTGCAAGATGAGCAATTGCGCACCATTGAAGAACGCATTAAATATCTGCGCAACTTGGAAACACGTCGCCAAGAAATCATTGCATCTATTACAGAGCAAGAAAAGATGACCGACGAGTTGATGAAAGCCTTAGAGGCTGCCACAAAGCTTCAAGAATTAGAGGATTTGTATTTACCGTATCGTCCTAAGAAACGTACACGCGCCATGATTGCCCGTGAACGAGGCTTAGAGCCGTTGGCGGAAATGATCCTTAATGATACGGTTACCTCTGGTGATCCATTAGAGATTGCTAAAGACTTTGTAACGGAAGAGGTGCCAACCCCAGAAGACGCTATTCAAGGTGCATCTGATATCGTAGCGGAAATCGTTAGTGATAGTGCTGACTTCCGTGCGTACTTGCGTAAAAAGATGTGGAACGAAGGCTTTATTCAAGCTGAGTTAACCGGTGACGAAGAGGTACAACAACAATTCTTGCAATATGCAGAATATGCGGAGCCTGTTCGTCAAATGCCGTCTCACCGTATCTTGGCCGTTAATCGCGGTGAAAAATTAGGGGCCTTAAAATTAGCCCTTACCGTACCGGGCGATACATATGTTGCTTATATGGTGCAAAAGTTAGAGAAAAATCCAAAGTCTATCTTCGTAGATTATAAAGCCGCGGCCGTAGCAGATGCGTACAAACGTTTAATTTTCCCTGCTCTAGAGCGCGATATCCGCAATGAGTTGACGGAAAATGCGGACGAGCAAGCTATCAAGGTGTTTGGTGTAAACCTTAAAAACCTATTGTTACAACCACCTTTGGCAGGCCATGTTATTATGGGACTTGACCCTGGTTACCGCACAGGTTGTAAGATGGCCATCATCGATCAACAAGGTAATGTGCTCGATTACGGTGCCTACTATTTAACAAATAGTGAAAAGCTTCGCAAGGAAGCACAAAAGGTATTGGCTGATAAAATTCGTAAGTTCAAAGTTACCCTCTTATCTATCGGTAATGGTACTGCATCCTACGAAACAGAGCAGTTTGCATCTACTATGATTGAAGAGGAGAAATTAGACTGCCACTACATCATTACTAATGAAGCAGGTGCATCTGTGTACTCCGCATCTAAATTGGCTATCGATGAATTACCAGATTTAGACGTAACAATTCGCGGTGCCGTATCCATTGCACGCCGCGTGCAAGATCCATTGGCTGAATCCGTTAAAATTGATCCTAAATCTATCGGCGTAGGTCAATACCAACATGACGTAAACCAAAAACAATTGACTCATACCTTAGATCAAGTCGTTGAAACTGTAGTAAACCACGTTGGGGTAGAGCTCAATACTGCATCTCCTGCTATTTTGCAACATATTGCAGGTATTTCTAGTACAGTGGCTAAAAATATCGTTGCATATCGTCAAGAGAATGGTGTATTTAAAAGCCGTAAAGAATTGTTGAAAGTACCTCGCTTAGGCCCTGCGGCGTTTACACAATGTGCGGGCTTCCTTCGCTTGCAACACGGTAAAAATCCATTAGATAATACATCTGTCCATCCTGAGTCTTATGAATTGGCAGAACGCATTATTGGTGAATTAGGTTTTACCTTGAAAGATTTGCAAGACAAAGCGCAATTGGAAGCATTACAAGTGAAATTACCACTTGTTGATGCCGGAAAAATGGCCGCAAAACTCGATGCAGGTGTACCAACAGTACGAGATATCTTAGGGGCTTTGGCAAAACCAGGTCGTGACCCTCGTGAAGATTTGCCAGCACCACTTACTAGAAAACATGTAGTAAGCCTTGAAGATATTCAAGTTGGTACTGTTGTAAAAGGTACTGTTCACAACGTAGTTGATTTTGGTGCCTTTGTAGACTTTGGTCTTAAAACTAATGGTCTTTTACATCGCAGTGAATTATGTAATAGCCGTCAACATCCATCTGATGTGCTGGCTGTAGGCGATATCATTGAAGCTCAAATTATTTCTGTTGATGTAAAACGTAATCGTATCGGTTTATCTGTAAAAGCATTACAACTAGAAAAGCCAAAGAATAGCGATAATAACCGAAACAGAAATAACAACGGACAACGCCGAAACAACGATCGTAATAATAACCGAAACAATAACCGTAACAATAACCGTAACAATAACCGTAACAATGGTGGTCGTCAAAACAATTAG
- a CDS encoding dihydrofolate reductase yields the protein MLALIVAVAHNRVIGKDNTLIWHLPNDLKFFKEKTTGHVIIMGRKTFESLPFLLPNREHWVITRDKGFDAPEGVKIFHSPEAAAEAARVLDAAYVIGGAQVYEAFLPYVDTMYITEVDHEFEGDAFFPEFSEEAFTLESVVDGVVDEKNTYPHRFVTYRRKASK from the coding sequence ATGTTAGCATTAATCGTAGCCGTAGCACATAATCGTGTGATCGGTAAAGATAATACCTTGATTTGGCACTTGCCGAATGATTTGAAATTCTTTAAAGAGAAAACTACAGGTCATGTCATCATTATGGGCCGTAAGACCTTTGAAAGTTTGCCGTTCTTGTTGCCAAATCGTGAGCACTGGGTGATTACCCGTGATAAGGGCTTTGATGCGCCAGAAGGAGTTAAGATTTTCCATAGTCCTGAGGCGGCTGCAGAAGCAGCGCGTGTTCTTGATGCGGCCTATGTTATCGGCGGTGCTCAAGTATACGAGGCTTTCTTGCCTTACGTAGATACGATGTACATTACAGAAGTAGACCACGAATTTGAAGGGGATGCATTTTTCCCAGAGTTCTCAGAGGAGGCTTTCACCCTTGAATCCGTTGTAGACGGCGTGGTGGATGAGAAGAATACATATCCTCATCGTTTTGTAACCTATCGCAGAAAGGCATCTAAATGA
- a CDS encoding thymidylate synthase, protein MSLADTQYLGIIENILEHGTYGQNRTGVATYKLPHQIMQFDLQEEFPILTTKFVAFKTAVKELLWIWQMQSNDVRKLQEMNVRVWDEWMREDGTIGKAYGYQIAKYKQLDNLIKTIKEDPDSRRMIVTLWNIEDLDDMALQPCAYETLWDVADGHLNCMLIQRSGDMGLGVPFNTAQYAALQCMIAQVTGLKPGKFTHVINNAHVYENHVEALREQLARRDQALPAPKIIVNPEIKDFYDFTPEDITLDGYEHLGKLSMTVAV, encoded by the coding sequence ATGAGTCTAGCAGATACACAATACCTCGGTATTATTGAAAATATTTTAGAACATGGCACGTATGGTCAAAACCGTACCGGTGTTGCAACTTATAAATTGCCACATCAAATTATGCAATTTGACTTGCAAGAGGAATTCCCAATTTTAACTACAAAATTTGTAGCTTTCAAAACGGCGGTAAAAGAATTGTTATGGATTTGGCAAATGCAGTCTAACGATGTACGTAAATTACAAGAAATGAACGTGCGCGTATGGGATGAGTGGATGCGTGAAGATGGTACCATTGGTAAGGCCTATGGTTACCAAATTGCAAAGTACAAACAACTTGATAATCTCATCAAGACTATCAAGGAAGATCCTGATAGCCGTCGTATGATTGTTACATTGTGGAATATTGAAGATTTAGATGATATGGCATTGCAACCATGTGCGTATGAAACATTATGGGATGTAGCTGATGGACACTTGAACTGCATGCTCATTCAACGCAGTGGCGATATGGGCCTTGGCGTTCCATTCAATACCGCTCAATATGCAGCGTTACAATGTATGATCGCTCAAGTAACAGGTCTCAAACCTGGTAAATTTACTCATGTTATCAACAATGCTCATGTCTATGAAAACCATGTAGAAGCATTGCGCGAGCAGTTAGCACGTCGCGATCAAGCGTTGCCAGCTCCAAAAATTATTGTGAATCCTGAAATAAAAGACTTTTATGATTTCACACCAGAGGACATTACATTAGACGGGTATGAACATCTAGGTAAACTGTCCATGACTGTTGCCGTATAG
- the recQ gene encoding DNA helicase RecQ, whose product MDQQGTRKQENLKQPVVTKQQALRMLETYFGYTSFRPAQEAPIASLLRNEDVIGIMPTGAGKSICFQIPALCKSGLTIVFSPLISLMKDQVDGLLVQNIPAALINSTLTQAEFNKTMYEVRSGKIKLLYIAPERLGSNFFCNVLRALPIAQVIVDEAHCISEWGHDFRPSYRLIGEWLNSLPKRPIVGAFTATATKYVENDIKKLLGLDNANVYVTGFDRPNLSFSVIRTPKRMDYVVHYVRQHANENGIIYCATRKDVDRVYENLTRAGIKVGHYHGGLSDEVRREMQNAYADDKLQVMVATNAFGMGIDKSNVRYVLHYQMPRNMESYYQEAGRAGRDGAPAECILLYSGQDVQVHKYLIEQSIETPERQEVELRKLQSMIDYCFCSNCLRKYMLNYFGESTVWTTCDNCSSCKGSGDKVNVTKEAKAIFRAIMGTDERYGASMITSIVRGERTDRIMRAGHDALPVFGLLSNVDEKSIKGLIQQFVASGYLRSSSGKYPVLSLTAGAEEVLGGHKEVEEIRQHVSVPSRTSRSTSTTSRGKSSSGAGGLFEHLRQHRKRLAEEAGLRPYLIFPDTVLIDLANLRPTTLGEFGNVKGVGEAKLKKYGLSFLQAIAEYKG is encoded by the coding sequence ATGGATCAACAGGGGACAAGAAAACAAGAAAATCTAAAACAACCAGTTGTGACAAAACAACAAGCACTACGCATGTTAGAAACTTACTTTGGGTATACCTCCTTTAGACCGGCTCAAGAGGCTCCCATTGCCTCCTTATTACGCAATGAAGATGTAATCGGTATCATGCCGACGGGGGCAGGTAAGTCTATCTGTTTTCAGATACCTGCACTCTGCAAATCGGGGCTTACTATCGTATTTTCACCACTGATTTCTCTTATGAAAGACCAAGTAGATGGCTTGTTAGTGCAGAATATACCAGCAGCGCTCATCAATAGTACGCTTACGCAAGCGGAGTTTAATAAAACGATGTACGAAGTGCGTAGCGGTAAGATTAAACTCTTATATATTGCACCGGAGCGACTAGGTTCTAATTTCTTCTGTAATGTGCTAAGAGCGTTGCCTATTGCTCAAGTCATTGTGGACGAGGCTCATTGTATCTCCGAGTGGGGCCATGACTTTAGACCGTCCTATCGCCTCATCGGTGAGTGGCTGAATTCACTGCCTAAAAGGCCTATTGTAGGTGCTTTCACAGCGACGGCGACGAAATATGTAGAAAATGATATCAAGAAACTATTAGGTTTAGATAATGCGAATGTGTACGTAACGGGCTTTGATCGGCCTAATTTATCCTTCTCTGTCATCCGTACACCTAAGCGCATGGATTATGTGGTTCACTATGTACGCCAACATGCCAATGAAAATGGTATTATTTACTGTGCGACGCGTAAGGATGTAGATCGAGTGTACGAAAATCTAACCCGTGCAGGCATTAAGGTGGGCCATTATCATGGAGGTCTCAGCGATGAGGTGCGCCGTGAGATGCAAAATGCTTATGCAGATGATAAACTACAGGTCATGGTGGCTACCAATGCCTTTGGTATGGGTATCGACAAGAGTAATGTGCGCTATGTGTTGCATTACCAAATGCCGCGCAACATGGAGTCCTACTATCAAGAGGCGGGCCGTGCAGGTCGCGATGGAGCTCCTGCAGAATGTATCTTGCTCTACAGTGGGCAGGATGTACAGGTTCATAAATATTTGATTGAACAGTCCATCGAGACACCTGAGCGACAAGAGGTGGAGCTCCGCAAGTTACAGTCTATGATTGATTACTGTTTCTGCAGTAATTGTTTACGTAAATATATGCTTAACTATTTTGGTGAAAGCACCGTTTGGACTACTTGCGATAATTGTAGTTCCTGTAAAGGCTCCGGTGATAAGGTAAATGTAACAAAAGAGGCAAAGGCTATCTTCCGTGCTATTATGGGCACTGATGAGCGCTATGGTGCTTCTATGATTACCTCTATCGTGCGCGGTGAGCGAACTGATCGCATTATGCGAGCAGGCCACGATGCACTCCCTGTATTTGGTTTACTAAGTAATGTAGACGAGAAATCTATTAAAGGGCTCATTCAACAATTTGTAGCTTCTGGTTATTTGCGTAGTTCTTCAGGTAAGTATCCTGTGCTATCTTTGACGGCTGGCGCTGAGGAGGTCCTCGGTGGGCATAAAGAGGTGGAGGAAATCAGGCAACATGTGTCTGTACCATCTAGAACTAGTCGGTCTACGTCTACTACATCACGAGGAAAATCTAGTTCTGGGGCGGGTGGTTTATTTGAACATTTACGACAACATCGCAAGCGCTTAGCCGAAGAGGCAGGGCTTCGACCATATCTTATCTTCCCCGATACAGTGCTTATTGACCTAGCCAATTTACGACCCACTACATTAGGTGAGTTTGGCAATGTTAAGGGTGTAGGGGAAGCAAAATTGAAAAAATATGGCCTCAGTTTTTTACAGGCCATTGCAGAATATAAGGGATAA
- the putP gene encoding sodium/proline symporter PutP, with protein MTQDNLMIIIAFALYLGLMMYIGVYYYRKSNSIGDYILGGRQLGPWITALSAEASDMSGWMLMGVPGLAYTTGISGVWIAVGLTLGTWANWKFVSRRLRNHTEVASDSLTLPDYLKNRFHDQSHSVAVISALFILIFFLIYTSSGFVAGGKLFNTIFGLDYTVSLFITAGIVVFYTFLGGFLAVSWTDCIQGALMFFAILAVPITAAMFMGGPIETFQLIQHEFPQGLSLFGDPSDWFTWIIGLISSLGWGLGYFGQPHILVRFMAISDAKELKKSTNIAMVWVILSLMAAIAVGLIGHVYMLPDKLVGTDAETVFLIMTERLFTPFVAGLIWSAVLAAIMSTASAQLLVTASAIANDLYANIIHPKAGDKELVLVSRIVVLIVALIAIYMAMDPDSYILTMVAYAWAGFGAAFGPAILFSLFWKRMTRHGCIAGIVVGGLTVLIWKQFEFLGLYEIVPGFLFSSIAIYVVSIMGKLPPRPVLKDYREAEKMHVL; from the coding sequence ATGACACAAGACAACTTAATGATTATCATCGCCTTTGCCTTATACCTAGGACTCATGATGTATATCGGGGTCTACTATTACAGGAAATCTAACAGCATTGGTGATTACATTCTCGGTGGCCGACAACTAGGACCATGGATTACAGCACTTAGTGCGGAAGCATCAGATATGAGTGGTTGGATGCTCATGGGGGTGCCTGGCCTAGCGTATACTACGGGGATTTCTGGTGTATGGATTGCCGTAGGTCTCACATTAGGTACATGGGCAAACTGGAAATTTGTTTCTAGACGCTTGCGTAACCATACTGAGGTAGCTAGTGACAGTTTAACTTTACCGGACTATTTAAAAAATCGTTTCCACGATCAATCTCATTCGGTAGCCGTTATCTCCGCCCTATTTATCTTGATTTTCTTCTTGATTTATACATCATCAGGATTCGTAGCAGGTGGCAAACTGTTCAACACCATCTTTGGTCTTGATTACACTGTATCTCTATTTATTACAGCGGGTATCGTCGTATTCTACACATTCCTCGGCGGCTTCCTCGCCGTATCTTGGACAGATTGTATTCAAGGGGCATTGATGTTCTTCGCTATCTTAGCGGTACCAATTACAGCTGCCATGTTTATGGGTGGTCCTATTGAAACATTCCAACTTATTCAACACGAGTTTCCTCAAGGACTTAGCCTATTCGGTGATCCATCTGATTGGTTCACTTGGATTATTGGCTTGATTTCTTCTCTTGGTTGGGGGCTTGGCTACTTCGGTCAACCTCATATCCTCGTAAGATTCATGGCTATCTCTGATGCTAAAGAGCTTAAGAAATCTACAAACATCGCCATGGTTTGGGTTATCTTATCCCTTATGGCAGCCATTGCAGTTGGCCTCATTGGTCACGTATATATGTTGCCAGATAAATTGGTAGGCACTGATGCAGAAACTGTATTCCTTATCATGACAGAGCGTCTCTTTACACCATTTGTAGCAGGTCTCATCTGGTCTGCAGTACTTGCAGCTATCATGAGTACTGCCTCTGCACAATTGTTAGTAACAGCTTCCGCTATTGCTAATGACCTCTATGCAAATATTATTCATCCTAAAGCAGGCGATAAGGAGCTTGTACTAGTAAGCCGTATCGTAGTACTTATCGTAGCATTGATTGCCATCTATATGGCAATGGATCCAGATAGCTACATCTTAACAATGGTTGCCTATGCATGGGCAGGCTTTGGTGCTGCCTTTGGTCCAGCCATCTTGTTCTCCTTGTTCTGGAAACGCATGACACGTCATGGCTGTATCGCTGGTATCGTAGTTGGTGGTTTAACAGTACTAATTTGGAAACAATTTGAATTCCTTGGTCTATACGAAATCGTGCCAGGCTTCCTCTTCTCTTCCATCGCTATCTATGTAGTGAGTATCATGGGTAAATTACCTCCTCGTCCAGTTCTTAAGGACTATCGCGAAGCAGAAAAAATGCATGTTCTATAA
- a CDS encoding helix-turn-helix transcriptional regulator: protein MASKKAVLVYILEILKSETDANHTLSQEEIRSILAERYEVSVDRKTLGRHLNDLYESGDFGIQCEESAVGSDGTIRRTDFYMIHTFEDSELRLLIDGILASRHITASQRKDLISRVAKLGSSHFKPHGIDIESATGYLHRSQDLFLNIDLIEEAIQKGRKISLAYCQPDVDKRLHINLGPDNKERKYVFNPFQLVMNRGHYYLVGNHENYDDMSTLRVDRIAHITVLSERRKPLREIKGYNQQRTFNVSQYVKEHIYMFGGESVTVSFKAKRSIVNQILDWFDGNVEFTNVTSDDVVCRVRVNHDAFKYWALQYMQSVKVLSPASLVAEVKEAIKEGLAQYS from the coding sequence ATGGCATCTAAGAAGGCCGTTCTAGTATATATACTAGAAATCCTGAAAAGTGAAACGGATGCTAATCATACTTTATCTCAAGAGGAGATTCGCAGTATATTAGCCGAGCGGTACGAGGTATCCGTCGATCGGAAGACCTTAGGCCGTCATTTAAATGATTTATATGAATCTGGTGATTTTGGTATTCAATGTGAAGAGTCTGCCGTAGGATCGGATGGTACTATTCGCCGTACTGATTTCTATATGATTCATACCTTTGAAGATTCAGAATTGAGATTATTAATTGACGGTATTTTGGCATCTCGTCATATTACCGCATCTCAACGTAAGGATTTAATTAGTCGTGTTGCTAAATTGGGTAGCTCTCATTTCAAGCCCCATGGTATTGATATTGAAAGTGCTACGGGTTACCTTCATAGAAGTCAGGACTTATTCCTTAATATTGATCTCATAGAAGAAGCGATACAAAAGGGAAGAAAAATTTCCTTGGCTTATTGCCAACCTGACGTGGATAAACGATTACATATCAATCTTGGTCCAGATAATAAGGAGCGAAAGTATGTATTCAATCCATTCCAACTAGTTATGAATCGGGGACACTATTACCTAGTTGGGAACCATGAAAATTATGATGACATGTCTACATTGCGTGTCGATCGAATTGCACACATTACGGTGCTGAGCGAACGTAGAAAACCTTTGCGGGAGATAAAGGGCTATAATCAGCAACGCACCTTTAATGTATCACAATATGTAAAAGAACATATTTACATGTTCGGCGGTGAATCCGTTACCGTAAGTTTTAAGGCAAAGCGGTCTATTGTAAACCAAATTTTAGATTGGTTTGATGGCAATGTGGAATTTACCAACGTCACATCTGATGATGTTGTATGCCGTGTACGTGTAAATCATGATGCCTTTAAGTATTGGGCACTTCAATATATGCAAAGTGTAAAAGTACTTTCACCAGCATCCTTGGTAGCAGAAGTGAAAGAAGCTATTAAGGAAGGCTTAGCACAATACTCATAA